One stretch of Corvus hawaiiensis isolate bCorHaw1 chromosome 1, bCorHaw1.pri.cur, whole genome shotgun sequence DNA includes these proteins:
- the PSMC5 gene encoding 26S proteasome regulatory subunit 8 isoform X1, with protein sequence MPAEKMALDGPEQMEMDDGKGGSGLRQYYLSKIEELQLIVNEKSQNLRRLQAQRNELNAKVRLLREELQLLQEQGSYVGEVVRAMDKKKVLVKVHPEGKFVVDVDKNIDINDVTPNCRVALRNDSYTLHKILPNKVDPLVSLMMVEKVPDSTYEMIGGLDKQIKEIKEVIELPVKHPELFEALGIAQPKGVLLYGPPGTGKTLLARAVAHHTDCTFIRVSGSELVQKFIGEGARMVRELFVMAREHAPSIIFMDEIDSIGSSRLEGGSGGDSEVQRTMLELLNQLDGFEATKNIKVIMATNRIDILDSALLRPGRIDRKIEFPPPNEEARLDILKIHSRKMNLTRGINLRKIAELMPGASGAEVKGVCTEAGMYALRERRVHVTQEDFEMAVAKVMQKDSEKNMSIKKLWK encoded by the exons ATGCCGGCGGAGAAGATGGCGCTGGACGGGCCCGAGCAG ATGGAGATGGACGATGGCAAGGGCGGCTCGGGGCTCCGGCAGTATTACCTGTCCAAGATCGAGGAGCTGCAG CTCATCGTGAATGAGAAGAGCCAGAACCTGCGGCGGCTGCAGGCGCAGAGGAACGAGCTCAACGCCAAGG TGCGGCTGCtgcgggaggagctgcagctgctgcaggagcagggatccTACGTGGGAGAGGTGGTGAGAGCCATGGACAAGAAGAAGGTGTTGGTCAAG GTGCACCCAGAGGGGAAGTTCGTGGTGGACGTGGACAAGAACATCGACATCAATGAC GTGACCCCCAACTGCCGCGTGGCCCTGCGCAATGACAGCTACACCCTGCACAAGATCCTGCCCAACAAGGTGGACCCGCTCGTGTCCCTCATGATGGTGGAGAAGGTCCCGGACTCCACCTACGAGATGATCGGGGGCCTGGACAAGCAGATCAAGGAGATCAAGGAGGTCATTGAGCTGCCCGTGAAGCACCCGGAGCTCTTTGAGGCGCTGGGCATCGCCCAGCCCAAG GGGGTGCTGCTCTACGGCCCCCCCGGCACGGGGAAGACGCTGCTGGCCAGGGCCGTGGCCCATCACACCGACTGCACCTTCATCCGCGTGTCCGGCTCCGAGCTCGTGCAGAAGTTCATCGGGGAAG GGGCCCGCATGGTGCGGGAGCTGTTCGTGATGGCCCGGGAGCACGCACCCTCCATCATCTTCATGGACGAGATCGACTCCATCGGCTCGTCTCGCCTGGAGGGCGGCTCGGGCGGCGACAGCGAGGTGCAGCGCACCATGCTCGAGCTCCTCAACCAGCTCGACGGCTTCGAGGCCACCAAGAACATCAAG GTGATCATGGCCACCAACAGGATCGACATCCTGGACTCGGCCCTGCTGCGCCCCGGCCGCATCGACAGGAAAATCGAGTTCCCCCCTCCCAACGAGGAG gcccGCCTGGACATCCTCAAGATCCACTCCCGGAAGATGAACCTGACCCGGGGCATCAACCTGCGGAAAATTGCGGAGCTGATGCCGGGGGCCTCGGGGGCTGAGGTGAAG GGCGTGTGCACAGAGGCGGGGATGTACGcactgagggagaggagggtgcACGTCACACAGGAGGACTTCGAGATGGCCGTGGCCAAG GTGATGCAGAAGGACAGTGAGAAGAACATGTCCATCAAGAAGCTCTGGAAGTAA
- the PSMC5 gene encoding 26S proteasome regulatory subunit 8 isoform X2 produces MDKKKVLVKVHPEGKFVVDVDKNIDINDVTPNCRVALRNDSYTLHKILPNKVDPLVSLMMVEKVPDSTYEMIGGLDKQIKEIKEVIELPVKHPELFEALGIAQPKGVLLYGPPGTGKTLLARAVAHHTDCTFIRVSGSELVQKFIGEGARMVRELFVMAREHAPSIIFMDEIDSIGSSRLEGGSGGDSEVQRTMLELLNQLDGFEATKNIKVIMATNRIDILDSALLRPGRIDRKIEFPPPNEEARLDILKIHSRKMNLTRGINLRKIAELMPGASGAEVKGVCTEAGMYALRERRVHVTQEDFEMAVAKVMQKDSEKNMSIKKLWK; encoded by the exons ATGGACAAGAAGAAGGTGTTGGTCAAG GTGCACCCAGAGGGGAAGTTCGTGGTGGACGTGGACAAGAACATCGACATCAATGAC GTGACCCCCAACTGCCGCGTGGCCCTGCGCAATGACAGCTACACCCTGCACAAGATCCTGCCCAACAAGGTGGACCCGCTCGTGTCCCTCATGATGGTGGAGAAGGTCCCGGACTCCACCTACGAGATGATCGGGGGCCTGGACAAGCAGATCAAGGAGATCAAGGAGGTCATTGAGCTGCCCGTGAAGCACCCGGAGCTCTTTGAGGCGCTGGGCATCGCCCAGCCCAAG GGGGTGCTGCTCTACGGCCCCCCCGGCACGGGGAAGACGCTGCTGGCCAGGGCCGTGGCCCATCACACCGACTGCACCTTCATCCGCGTGTCCGGCTCCGAGCTCGTGCAGAAGTTCATCGGGGAAG GGGCCCGCATGGTGCGGGAGCTGTTCGTGATGGCCCGGGAGCACGCACCCTCCATCATCTTCATGGACGAGATCGACTCCATCGGCTCGTCTCGCCTGGAGGGCGGCTCGGGCGGCGACAGCGAGGTGCAGCGCACCATGCTCGAGCTCCTCAACCAGCTCGACGGCTTCGAGGCCACCAAGAACATCAAG GTGATCATGGCCACCAACAGGATCGACATCCTGGACTCGGCCCTGCTGCGCCCCGGCCGCATCGACAGGAAAATCGAGTTCCCCCCTCCCAACGAGGAG gcccGCCTGGACATCCTCAAGATCCACTCCCGGAAGATGAACCTGACCCGGGGCATCAACCTGCGGAAAATTGCGGAGCTGATGCCGGGGGCCTCGGGGGCTGAGGTGAAG GGCGTGTGCACAGAGGCGGGGATGTACGcactgagggagaggagggtgcACGTCACACAGGAGGACTTCGAGATGGCCGTGGCCAAG GTGATGCAGAAGGACAGTGAGAAGAACATGTCCATCAAGAAGCTCTGGAAGTAA